The DNA sequence TCGTCCGTCCGGGCTGGTCGCGGTCGCGCACGGCGTTCCGGGGGTCGCTGGCCGTGCTCGTGGCCAGCGAAGCGGTGATGATCGCGGCGGTGAGCGTGCCGTTGTGGTCGGCGGCGCGGCTGGTGGCGGGCATCGCGAGCGCGTTCGTGTTCGTGTACTCGGCGAATGCGCTGGCCTCCCGGCCGTTCCCGGGGCTCGGGTACGCGGGCGTGGGCGTGGGCATCGCCGTGTCCGGGCTGGCGGTGACCCTGCTGCAGAACGTCCTCGGATGGCAGTCGCTGTGGCTGGTGGCCGCGGCGATGGGGTCCGCGTTCGCCGTGGGCGCCTGGGGGCTGGCGCCGGGCGCCCCGCCCGGTTCCGCGGAACGGCCGGGCGACGGCGACGGGCCGGTGCGCATCGAGCGGCCTACGCCGTCGCCGCGCAACACCTGGCTGCTCGCGAGCGGCTACTTCCTCGAAGGACTCGGCTACATCATCCTGGGCACGTTCCTGGTGGCGGCCGTCTCCGCCGACGGCCCGGAGTGGACCGGACCCGCGTCGTGGGTGCTCGTGGGCGCGGCGGCGGCGCCGTCGACGGCGCTGTGGGCGT is a window from the Tomitella gaofuii genome containing:
- a CDS encoding YbfB/YjiJ family MFS transporter, whose translation is MRAAPGLDRSAVPALQACAGLAAAMGVGRFVYTPLLPLMEEQAHVSASATAFVATANYLGYFLGAAVLIVRPGWSRSRTAFRGSLAVLVASEAVMIAAVSVPLWSAARLVAGIASAFVFVYSANALASRPFPGLGYAGVGVGIAVSGLAVTLLQNVLGWQSLWLVAAAMGSAFAVGAWGLAPGAPPGSAERPGDGDGPVRIERPTPSPRNTWLLASGYFLEGLGYIILGTFLVAAVSADGPEWTGPASWVLVGAAAAPSTALWASARRRFRTETLLAAALALQVASALLPALVGGTAAAAVAAVLFGGTFMGIAMLAMTAGVEMGVPRAAAVLTAGYAVGQILGPLVVTPLLAGGYDAAFVTAAGVLAVAALLVAGIRRR